The Streptomyces racemochromogenes DNA segment CGATGTACGGGGCCGTGCCGCCGAAGAGCGCGACCGTCAGCGAGTACGGGAAGCCGATGCCCGCCGCCCGCACCCGCGCCGGGAACACCTCCGCGTTGACGGCCGCCGAGATGGAGGTGAAGCCGGTGAGCAGCACCATGCCGGCGCACTGGACGAGCAGCAGGGAGAGGAACGATCCGTCCAGGGCGCGCAGCAGCGGTACGACGAGCACGGCGAAGCCGAGCCCGAAGAACAGCAGGGAGGGCTTGCGGCCGAAGCGGTCGGACAGCAGGCCGCCGATCGGCTGGAGCAGGGCGAAGAACGCCAGGGACAGCGTCCCGGCGAGCAGCGCGTCCCCCTTGGCCATGCCGGTCTCGAGTTCGGCGTACGTCGGCAGGTACGAGGTCCACGTGTAGTACGCGAGGGTGCCCCCGGCCGTGATGCCGCCGATCAGCAGCGAGGCGCGGGGGTGGTGGCGCAGGGCGTCGAACAGCCCGGGGCGGGGGGCCGTGGCGGGGTGGGGGGCAAGGGTCTCCTCCGCGCCTCGCCGGATCCAGAACCCGGCGAGGCTGAGGACGGCGCCGAGCAGGAAGGGCACGCGCCATCCCCAGCCGTTCATGGCGTCCTCGGGGAGCGCGGTCACGAGCAGCGCGGCGAGGCCGGAGGCGGCGAGCTGGCCGATGGAGGTGGAGACGTACTGGAAGGACGAGAAGAGGCCTCGGCGGCCGGGTCCCGCGGACTCCACGAGGAAGGTGGTCGAGGCGGCGAACTCCCCGCCGACGGACAGGCCCTGGAGCAGCCGGGCGGTCACGAGGACGACCGGGGAGAGCACGCCGACGGACGCGTACGCCGGGGTGAGGCCGACCAGGAGGCTGCTGCCTCCCATGAGCAGGATGGTGACGGTGAGCGCGGTCCGCCGGCCCCGGCGGTCGGCGATCGCGCCCATCAGGAGCCCGCCGACCGGGCGCATGAAGAATCCGACGGCGAAGACGGCGAAGGTGGAGAGCAGCGGGACCATGGAACCGCCCGCGCCGGGCGGGAAGACCTGCCGGGCGATGTGGGTGGCCAGGAAGGTGTACGCGTACCAGTCGTACCACTCCACGGCGTTGCCGACGGACGCGGCCAGCAGCTGGCGTAAGGGGCGGTGCGGTGGGGCGGGGGCGGTGTGCGCGGCGGTCTCTGTCATGATCACGCTCTGCCCGTCGGGAGCCGTGCTTATGCCACGGGCCGCCTCCGCCGCGCTCCGAGCCTGTTGATCACGCTGTCGGAGCGGGGAGGCGTCCATGGGCCCGCCCCGCCGGCCGTGCATCCGCCCGAAGGGCGGTGTGCCACGCATCGGACCGCGCGGTGGTGCGTCGGCGTGCCGTGGCCGGTCGGGTCCGCCACCCTGGACGGGACGAAGGAGGCCGGTGCGCGGCGTGCTGTGGGCATCGTGGTGGCGGACCCGTTCGCGGGAGCTCGCGGAGACCGGACGGCGGATCCGGTACCGCGGCGAGGCCCGCTTCCCGGTGATCACCCGTCTGGCGGAGCGCCTGATCGCGGTGAACGTCTTCGACTCGGCGACCCGGGTCGCCGCTCAGGTCCTCCTGACGGTCGTTCCCCTGCTGTTCGTCGTCGCCTCGCTCGCCCCGCCGGCCCTCCAGGAGCAGCTGACCTCGTCGTTGCGCGCCCTGTTCGGTCTCACCGGCGAGTCCGGTGAGCAGCTCGACGAGGTCTTCGCGGGGACGGACGACGGCGTGCAGAACGCGGTGGGGGTGGTGGGGTCGGTGATGGTGCTGCTGTCGGCGACCGCGGTGAGCCGGGCGGTCCAGCGGCTGTGCAGACGCGCGTGGGGGATCCCGCGGGGCGCGGCCCGGATCGCGGTCTGGCGCTGGGTCGTGTGGATCGCCGTCTGGACGGTCCTGCTGGTGGTGCAGGGCCCGGTGCGGGACGGGTTCGGCGCGGGACTGTGGCTGGGCGTCCCCCTCACCCTCCTCCTCCAGACGGCGGCGTGGTGGTGGACGCAGCACCTGCTGCTGGGCGGTGTGATCGGCTGGTGGCCGATGCTGCCCGGGGCGCTGCTCACCGCGATGGCCGTCACCGCGCTGTCGCTCGGCGCGCGCCTGTACATGCCGGTGGCCATGAACCGGGTGCTGGGCGAGTTCGGGGCGTTCGGCTCGGTCTTCGTGCTGCTCTCGTGGCTGATCGTGCTGTGCGTGGCCATCGCGGTCGGTCTCAGCACGGGCGCCGTGCTGGCTCGGGAACCGTTCCTCGCCGACCGCCTGGGCAGCCCCGTCCGGGACCCGGGCAGCGGAGCGCCCTGAGCCCCACCGGGCCGCGTTCCGCGTGTTGCCGGGACACGTCCGGCCATGGCGCTGCGGATGCCGGGCCGCCGTGCAAGGCCGAGCATGGGCACATGGACGAGGCGGACGACTCCGGATGGCGGGCAGGGGGCGGGAGCGGCGGTCCCCGGGGTGACGAGGAGGTGCGGGCGGCGGTCGCGGAAGCGCGGCGGGTGGTCGCGGCCCGCGGGTGGTACCTGATGGCCCCGGCCGTGCTCTCCCGGTGCCTGGGCGTGGCCGCGGCGGAGTGGGCGAGGATCGACCGGCACTGGGAGGAGCTCGCCGCGGACCCGTACGCGGCCGAGACGGGGACGAGCCGGCTGCGCCGGTACGGACAGTTCCTCCTGCCCCGGCGCGGTGGCGGCATCATGCCGCTGCCGCACGAGGTCTTCGTGCAGCCCGACCGCAGCAACCCGCTCTACGTGGACGTCGAGCGGCGCTTCGAACCGCTCACCGGCGCCTTCCGGGCCGAGCCGATGCTCGGCGCCCTGATCGGGCTGCTCGGTGAGGTCGCCGCGGGGCTGGACGACGCCGAGGAGTGGATCGTGCGGGTCCACCCGTTCCGCGTCGTCGCGCGTCCCGGAGGTCTGGGGCAGCCCACGCCCGAAGGCCGTCACAAGGACGGCGTCACGCTGGTCTCCTCGCTCCTCGTCGGCCGCCGGAACGTCACCGGCGGCCGCAGCACCGTCTACGACGCCGAGGGCAGGGAGGTCGAGGCCACCACTCTCAGCGAGCCCGGCACGCTCCTGCTCAGTGACGACCGCGCCACCTGGCACGCCGTCTCACCCGTGCGGCCCGAGGACGACGGCGGTCCCGGCCACCGGGACGTCCTGGTCGTCACGCTCGCGGCCCGCTGACCCCGTCCCCGCCCGTCCCGCGTGCCGTGGCCGCCACCAGCCGGTCCGCCACTTCCTCGGGCCCGGCTCCCGCGGCCGCCCAGGCCCGCTGCCGGGATGCGCCGTCACCGAGCTCGGCGAGCCGGTCGAAGAGCCCGGTGACCTCGTCCAGGTCTCCGGCGTCCTCCAGCGCGCCGCGCACGAGGTCCACCAGCTCCCGCGCGAGGTCCCCGGCCGGGCAGGGCCGGCCGGTCGCCGGATGGAAGAGGTCACCGCCCCAGCCGTCGCGGGCGGCCCTCCAGCAGGCGGCGCGCAGCACCTCGCCCGCCCAGGGCGGCCCCGGGTCCCCCGCCTCGCCCCGGGCGGCGGCGGTGCGCACGAGGGCGCGCAGGAGGACGGCGAAGGCGACCGTGTCGCCGACGTCCTGCAGGACGTCCATCGCCCGCACCTCCAGGGTGGGCAGCCGGGGGTTGGGGCGCAGGTCCCAGAACGGCGTCCGCGCGTCCAGCATCGCCTCGGTGTCGGCGATCGTGACGGCCAGGCGTTCGTGCTCCCGCCACGAGGCGGCGTAGGGCGGTGGGCCCAGGCAGGGGAAGCGGTGGCGGATGACCGTCCGCCAGCTGGCGTATCCGGTGTCGAGCCCCCGGTGATAGGGGGAGTTGGCGCTCGCCGCGATCAGCAGCGGCAGCCAGGGGCGCAGGTGGTTCACCGTGCGTACGGCGAGCTCGCGGTCCGGCAGGTGGACGTGGACGTGCAGGGCGCTGACGGCGAAGTCGTCCATCATGCCGCGGTACTGCAAGCGCCCGGCCCGGTAGCGGGGATGACCGGCCACCTGCACCGGCCCGGGATCCTGGAGCACCGCCGTCCCCGACGCGCACAGACGGACCCCCTCGGCGCGGGCCGCCGCGACGAGGGCCCCGCGCACCTGCTCCAGCTCCGCGCGCAGCTCGTCCGCGGAGCGGCAGGGGCGGGTGCGTCCTTCGACCTGGCCGAGGGCGAACTCCTGCGTCACCCGGTCACCCGCCTCGCGCGCGGCACGGGCGGCCACGGCCGGTCCGGCCGGCACGACGAGGCGGGTGTGGGGATCGACGAGGAAGAACTCCTCCTCCACCCCGATCGTCACGGCCGCTCCGCCGGTGTCGGGAGCGGGCGCGGGCGCTTGGTTGCTCATTCCTCCAGCATCCCCACTACCGGCCGGTACCGGTCGCGGGCGGGCCGTCCGGCCGACGGACGTTTCATTCGAACAAACGGGAACAGACGCCCCTTCGGACACCGACACCGACACCGATGCCGAAAGGGCGAGCGATGCCGAATCTTTCCCTCCTCCCGGGACCCGCGCACAGGCACTGGGCCTGGCAGGCCGAAGCCCTGTGCCAGGAGGTGGGCGCGGAGCAGTTCTACGGGCCCTGGCACGAACGGCGCAAGGACCGTGAGCAGCGCGACGCGCAGGCGAAGAGGCTCTGCTCGGCCTGCCCGGTGCGGGAGGTCTGCCTGCGGCACGCGCTGAGCACTCAGGAGCCGTACGGGGTGTGGGGCGGGCTGACCGCGCGGGAGCGGCGGAAGCTGCGTACCGGCTACCGGCCCGCGAGTGCGCCGCAGGGTGAGACCGGGCCGGCCACGTCCGAGGCAGCCGGCCGGTGAGCGTGGTGTGCGGGAGATGACCGTGGTGTGCGGGAGATGACGAGGAGGACTGATGATCACACAGGAGCAGTTGAGGGCCATGGACGGGTGCGCGGCGTACACGGAGCAGGGCCGGCGCGTGGGCGGGGTGGAGTGCGTCCTCGTGGACGACACCACCGGCAGGCCCGAATGGGCACGGATCGCCGACGGAGCCCGCGGCCCGGGAGGGGTCTTCGTGCCGCTGCGCCACGCCGCCTTCGAGGACGGGCGTCTGGTGCTGCCGTACCCCGTGTCGCTGATCGAGGGGGCTCCCCGTGCCGCGCCGGACCGCGGGAGCGTCCTGTCGGTCGTGGAGGAGAAGCAGTTGTTCGCGCACTACGGCCTCAGGGACGTCCGGGAAGAGGTGAACGCCGAGAGCGGCGCCGGCTGGGGGCACATGGACCGGGCCGCGGCCATCCGGGAGGGGACGGGCGGCCGGGAGCCGCGGGTGTCCCGGCTCGAGCCGGGGCGGCTCGGGCGGTGAGCGGCCGGGCCCGGCGGTCAGGCCGTCGGGCCCGTCGCGCCCGGGGGCGGCTGTTCCGCGGGGGCGGTGCGGGGAGCGGCGCGCTGGGGGCCGCCGGCGGCTCCGGCTCGCGGCGTCGGTGCCGTGAGGTGGTGCAGGGTGCCGGTGATCTCCAGGAGGCGGTTCAGATGTGCGGGCCGGCCGTCGAGGTGGAGTTCCGCGCCCGCCCTGTCGGTGCGTCGCCGGACCATCAGGAGGGCCGCCAGCCCGCTGGAGTCCACGGCCGACAGGCCGGCGCAGTCCAGCCGCAGGTCCCGTAGGCCGGGCTGCTCGGCGAGGAGCCGGCCGACGGTTTCGACGAGGAGGTCGGCGTGGTGGTGGTCGAGGTCGCCGCTCAGCTCGACGCGCCCGGTGCCGCGGGAGGCGGAGGGCGTCAGGGTGAGCGGGGCGGAGGGCGGGCTCGTCATTCAGCTGTCCTGGTCGCGGGGATGTGGGTCAGGCGGGCGGCGCCGGCCCGCAGGATGGTGGTGGCGCGGGGGAAGTCCTGGAGTTCCCGCTCCAGGAAGGCCAGGGCCGACAGCAGTGAGGCGGCCGGCACGCGGCGGGCTTCCAGGACTCCGGCGGTCCACAGCAGGAAGCCGCCGAAGAGGTCCTCGTCGTCCGTGTAGAGGGCGGCGGCGAGGAACTCGACGACGTGGGAGAGGTCTTCGGCGGTGTGCTCGCGCTGCGCTTCGGAGTAGTCGCGCACGGCCGGGTGTGCGGCCTCCAGTGCCTCGAACACGGCCCTGACCAGCCGCGGGCGGCTGCGGGCGACCAGTGTGTACTCCTGGTCCTTCAGGTGGGGCAGGTCGTCGATGGCCTGGTGACCGGGGCGGGGCTGCGGGAGCGGTCCGAGGTCCAGCGCGTCGGCGGCGGCGCGCGCGTCGGGGGCCCAGGCGTCCGCGCCCAGCAGCCGCGCGTAGCGGCCCTCGGGCCCGAACGCGGCCCCGCCGACGATCACGGGCGTGCCGACGGCCTGGCAGGCGGTGATGGTCGCGTGCGCGGCGGGCAGGCGGGTCGCCAGGGAGCCGGAGAGCGCCACGGCGTCCGGGCCGGTGCGGTGCAGGTGGGCGACGAGGTGGGGGGCGGTCACCTGGGCGCCGAGGTAGTCGATGCGCCAGCCCCTGATCCGCAGCACCTCGGCCAGGAGCCGGGCGGGCAGGGCGTGCCATTCGCCGTCCACGCAGGCCACGGTGATCCGGCCGCGTGCCGGTGACGCGGGCACGGAGCGGTGCAGGGCGACGGCTGCCAGGGCCCGGTCGTTGATGGCCGTCGCGGCGTGCTCCTGGGCGACGGTGATGCGGTTGGCCGCCCACTCCCGGCCGACCCGCCCCTGCACGGAGGCGATGACGTCGAGCAGGAGCGCTTCCGCGCTCATGCCCGCGTCAAGGGCGCGGAGCAGGGTGGCGACCGTGGCGGCCTCGTCGAAGGCCATCACCGACTCCCACACCCGCGCGCACAGCTCACCGGCCGGCGAGGCGGAGGTCACGGACGGGCTCACGCGGTGAACCGTCCTCGGGTGTGGCCGTCCACGGCGCTGAGGTGGTTGGTGCGCGGCGCCGAGATGACGACCACGGCCATGTCGTCGTGGCGGCCCGTGCCCACCCACTGGGAGGTGAGCATCTGCACGTGCTCCACCACGGCCTCGGCGGGCATCGCCGCGCACTTCGACAGGGCGCGGCGCAGCCGCTCCTCCCCGAACATCGCACCGCCCATGGGACCTCCCCGAGCCTCGCTGATCCCGTCGGTGTACAGGACGCAGGTGTCGCCGGGTGCGAGGGTCACCCGGGCCGTCTCCGTGGTGATCTGGGGCAGCGCCCCGACCAGCGTTCCCTTCGTGTCGGCCTCCTCCACCCGGCCGTCGGAACGCAGGATCAGCGGAGCGGGGTGGCCGGCACTGGTCAGGCGCAGCCGTACGGCGTTGCCGTCACGGGCCGCGGAGGCCAGCACCATGGTGACGAACCGGGCGTTCTCGGAGTTCAGCAGCGAGGTGTTGAGCAGGCTGAGCATCCGGTGGTGGTCGTCGGCCATCGGCAGGAGGGCGTGCAGGGTGCTGCGGATCTTGCCGGTCATCACGGCCGCTTCCAGGCCCTTGCCGCACACGTCTCCGAGGACGACCAGGGAGGACGCCCCCTCGTCGGCGGCGGGGTGTACGTCGTAGAAGTCGCCGCCGACCCTTTCGTGGTCCCTCGACGGGCGGTAGCCGCCTGCGTACTCCACGCCGGAGACCTGGTGCAGCGAGGGGGGCAGGAGTTCGCGCATCAGGGTGTCGGTGATCGAGGCCTGTTCCGCGTAGAGGCGGGCGGCCGACATCGCGGCGCCTGCGCGGGCGGCGAACAGGCGCGCGAAGACCTCCTCGTCCTCCGTGAAGGGGGCCGCTCCCTCGGCGCGCAGCAGCACCAGGGCGCCGGCGGGCACGCCGTGTCCGGGCAGGGGGGTGATGACGATCGACCCCAGGGTGGCGAGCCCGGCCGGTACCAGCCAGGCCGGAGCGGCGGACGGGTCGATCCAGCGGGAGGGGACGGGCGGGAAGCCCTGGAGCGCCTCGGCCAGCCCGGGCACGTCGGCGGGGTCGACGGCGCCGCGGGACACGGACGGGCTGCCGCCCCGCAGGCACGAGACGACCGGCAGCTCGGGTCCCTGCGCGGGGGCGATCACCAGTGCCGCGTCGGCGAGGTGGTCGGCCGCCATCTGCGCCGTGACGTCCATGCAGCGGTCGAGGTTCAGGGACGAGAGCAGGAGGTTGGAGGAGCGGACGAGGAACTCGGTGCGTCTGCGTTCCGTCGACAGGGCTTCCCGGGCCAGCCGGTGGTCGGTGTCGTCCACCAGCCACCACACGACGGTGCCGTCGTCACGGGGTGTCGGGTGCGCCTCGTAGGAGCGCTCGCCGACGGGTCCGCGGGCGGTGGCGGACCGGGCGGCCGGGCGCTGGGCGGGAAGGGCCGTGGTGTGGCGCGCGTGCGCCGACACCAGCCAGCCGGGGACCGTGTCCGCCATGGGCGAGCCGGGGCGGGCGTCCGGGAACACCAGCCCCGCCGCCTCGTTGGCGTGGACCACGACCGCGCCGGCGTCCGCCACCAGCACCGGGTAGGGTGCCTGACTCCACGGCGGCCCGGCGGTGGGTGAGTACGGCGTCGTTTCGGTGGAAGGAACCAAACGTTGAAGGCCCGCTGTGCGAACCCCTCACCTCTTCATCGCGTTCGTCACGTCGGAAATGCTTCGGAATAACAGTTGTCCTGCGGCAACCATCCTCCATGGTCCGTGCACCGTGCAACCGGGCCCCGGCCGCACGCGGTGTCGAGGACTCACGCTCGTGGGTGAAAACGGCGGGCCGGTCGCCGATGCGGGTGCCTGTTGACCGGGCCCTCACCCGATGTAGGAGTATGTCCTGGTGACCGGAGAGCAAGTGGTCGTCACCTCGACCGCAGAAGGCAACGTGACCGTCATCGGCCTGCACGGCGAGGTCGACGAGGACAACGCGCCGTTGCTGGCCCGCGCCCTCGCACAGGCCGCGGAGGGCGGCCCCCGCACCGTGGTGGACCTGTCGGGCGCCGACTTCGTCGACTCCTCGGTGCTGCACGCGCTGCTCCGCGCACAGCGGGCCCATACGGCCGCCGGCGGGGCCCTCGTCCTCGCCGGCCCCTTCCACACGGGGGTCCGCAGGCTGTTCGAAGTCACCGGGGCCGACACGGTGTTCCGCATGGCGGACAGCCTGGCCTCCGCGATGACATGCTGACCGCCTCCCGCGCCCTGACGGGCCGTCACGGTACAGCCCCTGCGGCCCTGGGCAGGCGAGGGGCATGAACCCATCCCCGCCGTCCGACACGCCCCTGGACGCGGAGCGCCCCCGCGAGGACGCCGGCGCAGACCGGCCTGCCGTATCGCAGGTCTCGGCGGCGACGGCCCGTGACCGCGTCCGCGAACTGCTGCTCCTCGCGGGTGTCGGCCTCGACGGGGTGGTCGCGGCGGACGCGCTGCTCGTCACCTCGGAGCTGGTCACCAACGCGATCCGGCACGGTGACGGGGTGGTCGCCTTCCGGGCCGACGTCGAGGACGGCTTCCTGCGGCTGTCGGTCACCGACGCCAGCTCCCGGCTGCCCGCGGCCCGTACGGGCACGGCCGAGCACCCCGGCGGTTACGGCTGGCCCCTCATCCAGCGGCTGGCGGAGCACGTCGCCTGCAGCGCCCGTCCCGGGGGCAAGAACATCACGGCCACGCTCCGTCTGGGCTGAACCGCCCGGCACGGTCCGGCCGTTCGTCCGGTCCGGCGTGCCGGTCCCGCGTGCCGGGCCGGGAACGGTACGGCCGCGGCGGTGGCGGGGCTCAGGCCGTTCTGGTGGCCGGGGACTCCGCGGGCGGCAGCCGCAGGGGCTTCGCCACCGCCTCGCAGAAGTCGGCGAGCCCCGTGGCCAGGGCGGCCCTGGAGGCCGCCGGCATCGTGGCCATCGCCTCGGCCAGCGCCTCCTGCCTGCGGGCGCGCAGCCGTTCCAGGTACAGGCGCCCCGCGGAGGTCAGCACGAGCAGGACTTCCCGGCGGTCCTCGGCCCCGGGGTGGCGTTCGAGGAAGCCCACGGCCTCCAGGCGGTCGCACAGCCGGGTGACGGACGGCGGGGCAGCCTCCAGCAGCCTGCCGAG contains these protein-coding regions:
- a CDS encoding MFS transporter, with product MTETAAHTAPAPPHRPLRQLLAASVGNAVEWYDWYAYTFLATHIARQVFPPGAGGSMVPLLSTFAVFAVGFFMRPVGGLLMGAIADRRGRRTALTVTILLMGGSSLLVGLTPAYASVGVLSPVVLVTARLLQGLSVGGEFAASTTFLVESAGPGRRGLFSSFQYVSTSIGQLAASGLAALLVTALPEDAMNGWGWRVPFLLGAVLSLAGFWIRRGAEETLAPHPATAPRPGLFDALRHHPRASLLIGGITAGGTLAYYTWTSYLPTYAELETGMAKGDALLAGTLSLAFFALLQPIGGLLSDRFGRKPSLLFFGLGFAVLVVPLLRALDGSFLSLLLVQCAGMVLLTGFTSISAAVNAEVFPARVRAAGIGFPYSLTVALFGGTAPYIGTLLQELGLPGLFPWYVAVLCLCSSAVYLRLPESAHRPLDR
- a CDS encoding YhjD/YihY/BrkB family envelope integrity protein; the encoded protein is MLWASWWRTRSRELAETGRRIRYRGEARFPVITRLAERLIAVNVFDSATRVAAQVLLTVVPLLFVVASLAPPALQEQLTSSLRALFGLTGESGEQLDEVFAGTDDGVQNAVGVVGSVMVLLSATAVSRAVQRLCRRAWGIPRGAARIAVWRWVVWIAVWTVLLVVQGPVRDGFGAGLWLGVPLTLLLQTAAWWWTQHLLLGGVIGWWPMLPGALLTAMAVTALSLGARLYMPVAMNRVLGEFGAFGSVFVLLSWLIVLCVAIAVGLSTGAVLAREPFLADRLGSPVRDPGSGAP
- a CDS encoding 2OG-Fe dioxygenase family protein translates to MDEADDSGWRAGGGSGGPRGDEEVRAAVAEARRVVAARGWYLMAPAVLSRCLGVAAAEWARIDRHWEELAADPYAAETGTSRLRRYGQFLLPRRGGGIMPLPHEVFVQPDRSNPLYVDVERRFEPLTGAFRAEPMLGALIGLLGEVAAGLDDAEEWIVRVHPFRVVARPGGLGQPTPEGRHKDGVTLVSSLLVGRRNVTGGRSTVYDAEGREVEATTLSEPGTLLLSDDRATWHAVSPVRPEDDGGPGHRDVLVVTLAAR
- a CDS encoding carboxylate-amine ligase; the protein is MSNQAPAPAPDTGGAAVTIGVEEEFFLVDPHTRLVVPAGPAVAARAAREAGDRVTQEFALGQVEGRTRPCRSADELRAELEQVRGALVAAARAEGVRLCASGTAVLQDPGPVQVAGHPRYRAGRLQYRGMMDDFAVSALHVHVHLPDRELAVRTVNHLRPWLPLLIAASANSPYHRGLDTGYASWRTVIRHRFPCLGPPPYAASWREHERLAVTIADTEAMLDARTPFWDLRPNPRLPTLEVRAMDVLQDVGDTVAFAVLLRALVRTAAARGEAGDPGPPWAGEVLRAACWRAARDGWGGDLFHPATGRPCPAGDLARELVDLVRGALEDAGDLDEVTGLFDRLAELGDGASRQRAWAAAGAGPEEVADRLVAATARGTGGDGVSGPRA
- a CDS encoding WhiB family transcriptional regulator — its product is MPNLSLLPGPAHRHWAWQAEALCQEVGAEQFYGPWHERRKDREQRDAQAKRLCSACPVREVCLRHALSTQEPYGVWGGLTARERRKLRTGYRPASAPQGETGPATSEAAGR
- a CDS encoding PRC-barrel domain-containing protein, with protein sequence MITQEQLRAMDGCAAYTEQGRRVGGVECVLVDDTTGRPEWARIADGARGPGGVFVPLRHAAFEDGRLVLPYPVSLIEGAPRAAPDRGSVLSVVEEKQLFAHYGLRDVREEVNAESGAGWGHMDRAAAIREGTGGREPRVSRLEPGRLGR
- a CDS encoding STAS domain-containing protein gives rise to the protein MTSPPSAPLTLTPSASRGTGRVELSGDLDHHHADLLVETVGRLLAEQPGLRDLRLDCAGLSAVDSSGLAALLMVRRRTDRAGAELHLDGRPAHLNRLLEITGTLHHLTAPTPRAGAAGGPQRAAPRTAPAEQPPPGATGPTA
- a CDS encoding cobalamin B12-binding domain-containing protein, producing the protein MSPSVTSASPAGELCARVWESVMAFDEAATVATLLRALDAGMSAEALLLDVIASVQGRVGREWAANRITVAQEHAATAINDRALAAVALHRSVPASPARGRITVACVDGEWHALPARLLAEVLRIRGWRIDYLGAQVTAPHLVAHLHRTGPDAVALSGSLATRLPAAHATITACQAVGTPVIVGGAAFGPEGRYARLLGADAWAPDARAAADALDLGPLPQPRPGHQAIDDLPHLKDQEYTLVARSRPRLVRAVFEALEAAHPAVRDYSEAQREHTAEDLSHVVEFLAAALYTDDEDLFGGFLLWTAGVLEARRVPAASLLSALAFLERELQDFPRATTILRAGAARLTHIPATRTAE
- a CDS encoding PP2C family protein-serine/threonine phosphatase; the encoded protein is MLVADAGAVVVHANEAAGLVFPDARPGSPMADTVPGWLVSAHARHTTALPAQRPAARSATARGPVGERSYEAHPTPRDDGTVVWWLVDDTDHRLAREALSTERRRTEFLVRSSNLLLSSLNLDRCMDVTAQMAADHLADAALVIAPAQGPELPVVSCLRGGSPSVSRGAVDPADVPGLAEALQGFPPVPSRWIDPSAAPAWLVPAGLATLGSIVITPLPGHGVPAGALVLLRAEGAAPFTEDEEVFARLFAARAGAAMSAARLYAEQASITDTLMRELLPPSLHQVSGVEYAGGYRPSRDHERVGGDFYDVHPAADEGASSLVVLGDVCGKGLEAAVMTGKIRSTLHALLPMADDHHRMLSLLNTSLLNSENARFVTMVLASAARDGNAVRLRLTSAGHPAPLILRSDGRVEEADTKGTLVGALPQITTETARVTLAPGDTCVLYTDGISEARGGPMGGAMFGEERLRRALSKCAAMPAEAVVEHVQMLTSQWVGTGRHDDMAVVVISAPRTNHLSAVDGHTRGRFTA
- a CDS encoding STAS domain-containing protein, translated to MTGEQVVVTSTAEGNVTVIGLHGEVDEDNAPLLARALAQAAEGGPRTVVDLSGADFVDSSVLHALLRAQRAHTAAGGALVLAGPFHTGVRRLFEVTGADTVFRMADSLASAMTC
- a CDS encoding ATP-binding protein, whose translation is MNPSPPSDTPLDAERPREDAGADRPAVSQVSAATARDRVRELLLLAGVGLDGVVAADALLVTSELVTNAIRHGDGVVAFRADVEDGFLRLSVTDASSRLPAARTGTAEHPGGYGWPLIQRLAEHVACSARPGGKNITATLRLG
- a CDS encoding MarR family winged helix-turn-helix transcriptional regulator, translated to MGQRSIGSPRTPSAVSAVAQMSELIELLEVVWERGRDTASTPPVSSAQARVLFLVEANGRLNLRELGRLLEAAPPSVTRLCDRLEAVGFLERHPGAEDRREVLLVLTSAGRLYLERLRARRQEALAEAMATMPAASRAALATGLADFCEAVAKPLRLPPAESPATRTA